The Bombus pascuorum chromosome 5, iyBomPasc1.1, whole genome shotgun sequence genome segment catccAGAAGAATCAgtgaagagaaaggaagaacagGTGGCAGCTCTTAAGGtataaattaacgatttaaaaatatttttcctaagAGATCGATCGAATCTATTATTCTTATCATCTTTCTTGGTAGAAACGTGTTGAAGTCTTCCTGGAGATgcttgaaattaaagaaatagataAAGTTTCTGTGGATGCCGATCAAGCTGATGCTTTGCTGCATCTGCTAGATGCGGTGGTTATTAAATTAGAAGGTGGTACGGAAGAAGATTTACAAGTTTTAGACATGAAGCCaacaaatatgattataaCTAAAGATATGATCAAGGATAAAGAAGACACGAAGAACAAAGTTGGAGCTGAGAAAAAAGGCGATAATAGGTATGGATTGGTATTCGTTAAAAGAAGGATAGGGTAAGGTTTGAAGGATTAATCGTTATTGTACACTTTACAGCGACACGAATAAAGTTGATGAAACTTtgaaaacagagaaaaatttaaaaaatggtcAGAGTACAGACTCTGAAGTTAAAATCGCAGAAAATGACGAAATTTCCATAGAGGAAGTTGAAAAGTCAGaggaaaatatagaagaaacaaaaaaggatGATAGTGTGGATAGCACAAGTATTTgatttcgtttattaaataaaaaataatacttacTATCTTTCTATTATCTTCACTTCCTTTTTACTTTTGTGTAGGCAAACAAGaggaaattaatatcaaaaagagaaaacgaacTGATAgtaacagcagcagcagcagcagcagtagtagtagtagttcTTCTGGCAGCGATAGTAATAAACCCGATACACCAAAAGCAGATCCTCGTAAGTTTCAATGttatacttatttaaaaatagtatattactctttaatttaatttgttccAGATATAACTGAAAAAATGGATGTCAGTAATGAAAATACTGATACACAGGATAATAAAGAAGATGATCAAGATGCTAAAACAGACAGCGAACCTTTGCCAGAAGCTAAAAAGTCTGCTATGGAACCAGAAGCGGTAATCGACCTAGCCagtgaagataaagaaaaagaacctAGAGCTTTGCACAAGACTAGCAGTATCTTCCTCCGTAATTTAGCACCTACGATAACAAAGGCAGAAGTTGAAGCGgttagatataaatatatatcgtatatattgtaggttacatttttttagataataatCTGAATAATCTGTATAAATAGATGTGCAAACGTTTTCCTGGATTTTTGCGAGTTGCCATAGCAGATCCTCAACCAGAGAGAAGATGGTTTAGAAGAGGTTGGGTGTCCTTTGAAAGACAAGTAAACATAAAAGAGATATGTTGGAGTTTAAACAATATTCGGGTatgttgataaataatttaaatacacgTGTGccaataaaggaaaaaaattaaaatattgaaacaacaTGGAATAATTTCTAGTTACGGGACTGCGAACTTGGAGCTATAGTAAACCGAGATCTTTCGCGTCGTATACGCACAGTAAATGGTTTGACATCCCATAAACAAATAGTTAGGCACGATATCAAATTGAGTGCTAAAATCGTGCATAATTTGGATAGCAGGGTTGGTTTGTggaatgaagaaaaaagagacgaTAATACAGTTAAACAGGATGACGacaacaaagaaaataaaagtattcaaaatgtaaatgaaGTTGAGCAAGCTGTAAGATAGCAATTAATTTACACATTCGATTAGCGCTTATAATAACGTCATTGAAAAATCATGATCTATGTTGCTACAGGCATTTGGATTGTCATCTAAAAATCCAGTATTGAAGAACATAACCGACTATCTCATAGAAGAGGCATCGGCCGAAGAAGAGGAATTATTAGGAATGTCTGGTGACAAAGAAGAGGGTCAATTAGGAGGCGATGGAGATGGTCCAATTGAAAGAGATCCGACATTGATCAAGGTATCAAGTGTCAGCCGTATAAGAAGATTCGTTTATTATGATATGGAAATGTACTGtttacttctttcttttttcttctttttttttttaggtcTTAGACAGATTGATCCTTTATTTGCGAGTAGTTCATTCGGTTGATTATTATAATCACTGTGAATATCCGAACGAAGACGAAATGCCAAATAGATGTGGAATCATGCACGTTAGAGGATCTCCTCCTACCGCTAAAGTTACTAGCACCGAATTGTCAGAATACTGTCGCAATTTTGAAAGCAAGATGGCAGCGTTCTTGCAACCAATTGCAACGCTATCTCAAGAGGAGTTCGATAAGTTGGGTGCTAAAAATGCTGAAGCGtatccttttctcttttattttaaaaaaaaattatgttgaaaagtaaaattatgttgaaaaaaatttgttagataACTCTTTTGtctctattatttctttaatatttgatattagtGAAGTCGAAAAGTTCGTTCAAGCCAATACACAAGAACTATCAAAAGATAAGTGGTTGTGTCCACTTAGTGGGAAAAAGTTCAAAGGACCAGACTTTATTcggaaacatatttttaataagcaCGCAGAAAAGGTAGCAGAAGTAAAAGCGGAAgcggaatattttaataactatcTAAGAGATCCAAAAAGGCCACAGCTTCCCGAACACCCGGGAAATAAAGCACCTCCGAGAGAGAGCTTACGCGAAGGATTTACTCCGTATGGATGTAGCACGTAAGTGTTAAATATGCTCAAGTCACTTTACCGTAACAGTACTTCTCTTTCACGTTCAAATTCATCGTAACACATATGATTCTTATACTAATTACTGCTAATTTAATCGTGAAGATTTGGAAGTTACGGAGGAGGTTACGGTAGCAGCAGGGGAGGCTATGGATCAAGTTACGGAGCCGGATTCGGTGGAGGGTTCGGAATGCCGCGTTCCAATCGTGGTGGTTTTAACCGAGGACGgtaagatatttttgttttaatttttcgcaATTCGCTGGCTTTGTATAAACAACCTGATAGTACAATGAAACGCGGTAAAACTTCTGGGTACTTGAGTAAAcgatttgtttgaaaaattgatcaaGTGGTGGTTTTCGTAAATTCTTTTCTGCCATATTGAACGCTGTTTTACAGGGCTGCACCGGATTCAACTTCGAGGCCTCTTGTTAGTTATAATGATTTGGACCAGCTAGACATGGATATGTTCTAAGTTTTATCAAGTACcgttagaattttttttatacagaaGTAAAAACAATGAGAAAAATTCTAAACGATATGAAACTTTTGTGCTAGCAGATCTATATCTGGATTATGTAACACAGAGTATATATTTAGTATCGAGCGAACCGTCCAGTTAACGCAATGTGTTACAAAATCAGCACACTTCTTGCTTTCTCGATACGGAATAACTTAGACCATTAGTGTacataaagaaagaaaatataattaagattATATCGTGTATCTTAGtacaaaaaaattcttttactttatgttcctttacaaaaaaagaagcaaatcGGCAGATGCTGTATTTTTATAAGCCgataaattgcaaataaaattatttgtttgtatttacgtgtgcttttattttatatcccATTTCCGTTCGAATCCTATGTCCAGTTGGTCGTCGTCGTGTGCTGtctcgttaattattttacaatctacATTTACATGTAGCTTTATTGCATCGCAAGAAACGAATACCTTGTTGAGagtagaatctattaatttttattaaacgttaCAGTGGCGGCGGAGGAGACTTCCGACCAGTGATTCATTATCGTGATCTCGATGCACCACGAGAACCTGATGAATTTCTCTAAATTGCTTCGATAGACGAAAGGTCAAAGGAACAAAGGAATCATATGTTTGGAATCGATAAGTTTGATGAAAACAATATCGGGATGTGCGTACTACATatctatacatgtatataacaATCTATAAGGTCATATATgtcatatatatgtgtatatgtatatataagatatatatatatacactcaCTTAGAGATACACTCAGTTAGAAAATCTACGTATATATGATTTTAATGTGTGTATAAACACAACTCATGAATAGAGAAATGCACATTTAAAAAGCAAAGCTCTcctacctagtagtatatattatttaaggaaatatatattatatccgTAATACTTGGAAACAATGTTGTGTCAGAGTAACATACAAGATAGATCAGCTACAGCAAAAATCAATACTTGTAATCTGTCCTATGATACAacaataaagtatatcgtttgCTAATTACACTCTGGTATTAAgtattctatttataaattgtttattccGTACCACTGTATATCTATACAGCACAGTTATGTACaacatttaattacattaattcgtaataaaaatactgtaaCGTGACGTGTAAGTGCGATGAGAGAAAGTCGACAGACGCAAACGTAAAGCTAAGAAAATCGATCCTTACAGTGCCTCTCGTCGGACCCATCGCCGCAATCGTCCACACCGTTGCACTTCATTCCCTTCGTAATGCATCTATTGTTTCTGCGTGAAAGTCGATCTCATTATTACGTGACACagacaataatataatattataacgtCCAGGCATTTATATACTCCGTTTAATGAGTCGGTCGAGCCAATAAGAGTACGGATCGTATTCAAAAGCTTTAGATaatagagaaaaagatatCGATACATCGTTCCTTATGTATTTAACCATCTGCTGTAAcacaaaatttttgaaatcgaGTTTCATCCGGCCTTTCGGTGCAGACGATGCACAGTTATTGCGTGTGTCATACCCGAGAAATCAAAGCAGGCTCTAACAATTATTCACGTAAATCCTAGAATTCTGGATGGTAAACATTTGGAATTCGTTGCATCGATCGCGTGCTCAGCAAACAGATGTTCCCTTTACCTATACTGACTCTACACATTGAACGGAATACAGATACGTTATCGTCAACTTACTGGCACGTAAATTCGTGCTTATTGCACCGTCCTTGGCACCCGTGAGGTTCGTCAGATCCATCGAGACAGTCTGGCAGGCTATCGCAGAAGCGAGCTCTCAATATGCACTGGCCGTTGCTGCACGTGAACTCGTTTTCCGATGGACACGCTGGCATCAAAAGAAACGTTGTTGCGGACGTATTACGCGATCGTGGTGTTAATGAAGCAAGCGTCGTATGcgattttccattcttttagAAGCGCATTAAAGTATAGCGATTAAACGCGTCGACATTGCAATTTATGCCGTTCGAAAGCTCTGTCATAGTGAAAAGCAGGCTGTGTATGTGGTATGTATCATGGGAAAGGGATCGTAGTGCTTATGCGTGCGCGTGAAAGAGCATGCGGTGTATTTAGCGGTAATTGTGTATCGCATGCAGAAATCGAATGCGTATCAAATAAACGAGTATGTACTCACACCCACCGAGATTAAGACCTACGAAGaagaacagaaaaaaagaaattgaaaaagaccTTAACccagaaagaaaaaggaaacgatagtaacagaaagagggagaaataGGGGAATCATGTTAGCCGAAAGTGCGCGAATAATTCAACGAACTATCTTCGTAAGAAAATCTCAAAGGGAATTATCATAGGATTATCCATGACGAGTCACATGGAAAAGAATATGTTGGTAGTTATTTTGACGAGTCGATAATTCGCGAACCAACGGTGTACGCTTCTTGTGACCGCAACGAGTAGTAGCGCGTATCTTACCTAAGGTGCAATTAATCTCGTCGGCCGCGTCCCAGCAATCTATCTTGCCGTCGCATCTCTTTTCCAGTGGAAGGCAGGAAGTCTCGTTACCGCACTGAAAATGCGTCTTCAGATCGCAGTCTGTAAGAAGAAACGTAGCAGTCGTTTTATCGTTCGCGATCTTCTCATACGCAACGCGCCGTTTTCCTAACAAGAACGCATCGTCTAAATACTTATATTCGTTCAGCTCACGCTCTTTCAAAATCATCGAGCGTGCAACGCGCGTCGCTTTTTTACCGCCGTCAGATTATTCCATATCGAGACAAACGGATAAACTGAAGCCTCGCAAACTATGACAAAGCCCCGGGTAAAGCCGATAACAGAAGGAACGTCTTAAGTCGTGGAAAACTGGgctaatgttatatgctatatgCGTGTACGTACTGCAATTGTGCTCGTCAGAATGGTCGTAACAATTCATATGCCCGTCGCAGTGCTTCTCGAGAGGGATGCAGAGCGTGTTTAGACAGGTCCATTCGTCATCCAGACAGTAATGCTCGATCTCGACGCACCTATTAAAATCGAGACGAGGCGAATTTTGAAAGAATACGTACGTATaagatatgtaaatatgaaaccggaatttttatatagaaaatacacgtttattgtatgaaaatgattaaaaatattttattccaagtattgcccatcgctagctatacatttttcccaccTGTCTGGCAATTGGTGGATGCCACGCCAAAAAAACTGTCTCTCTTTTGAGGCAAACCAGTCATCGA includes the following:
- the LOC132906756 gene encoding serrate RNA effector molecule homolog isoform X3, which codes for MGDSDDEYDRKRRDKFRGERTESYSREGRRDDRRRDDWVDSNYSREWSSRPRQRPDYREYRGGGGGGRDRYSPGRSQEMAPPMKRMRTDWDDRPRYGHDYYGGGGGGATSWGPDHYPPPHHGNHHYGNHSNSNSREVAGNFSNSNVETQPPMMSFKAFLGTQEDSITDEEAIKRYNEYKLEFRRQQLNEFFVAHKDEEWFKIKYHPEESVKRKEEQVAALKKRVEVFLEMLEIKEIDKVSVDADQADALLHLLDAVVIKLEGGTEEDLQVLDMKPTNMIITKDMIKDKEDTKNKVGAEKKGDNSDTNKVDETLKTEKNLKNGQSTDSEVKIAENDEISIEEVEKSEENIEETKKDDSVDSTSKQEEINIKKRKRTDSNSSSSSSSSSSSSSGSDSNKPDTPKADPHITEKMDVSNENTDTQDNKEDDQDAKTDSEPLPEAKKSAMEPEAVIDLASEDKEKEPRALHKTSSIFLRNLAPTITKAEVEAMCKRFPGFLRVAIADPQPERRWFRRGWVSFERQVNIKEICWSLNNIRLRDCELGAIVNRDLSRRIRTVNGLTSHKQIVRHDIKLSAKIVHNLDSRVGLWNEEKRDDNTVKQDDDNKENKSIQNAFGLSSKNPVLKNITDYLIEEASAEEEELLGMSGDKEEGQLGGDGDGPIERDPTLIKVLDRLILYLRVVHSVDYYNHCEYPNEDEMPNRCGIMHVRGSPPTAKVTSTELSEYCRNFESKMAAFLQPIATLSQEEFDKLGAKNAEAEVEKFVQANTQELSKDKWLCPLSGKKFKGPDFIRKHIFNKHAEKVAEVKAEAEYFNNYLRDPKRPQLPEHPGNKAPPRESLREGFTPYGCSTFGSYGGGYGSSRGGYGSSYGAGFGGGFGMPRSNRGGFNRGRGGGGDFRPVIHYRDLDAPREPDEFL
- the LOC132906756 gene encoding serrate RNA effector molecule homolog isoform X2, encoding MGDSDDEYDRKRRDKFRGERTESYSREGRRDDRRRDDWVDSNYSREWSSRPRQRPDYREYRGGGGGGRDRYSPGRSQEMAPPMKRMRTDWDDRPRYGHDYYGGGGGGATSWGPDHYPPPHHGNHHYGNHSNSNSREVAGNFSNSNVETQPPMMSFKAFLGTQEDSITDEEAIKRYNEYKLEFRRQQLNEFFVAHKDEEWFKIKYHPEESVKRKEEQVAALKKRVEVFLEMLEIKEIDKVSVDADQADALLHLLDAVVIKLEGGTEEDLQVLDMKPTNMIITKDMIKDKEDTKNKVGAEKKGDNSDTNKVDETLKTEKNLKNGQSTDSEVKIAENDEISIEEVEKSEENIEETKKDDSVDSTSKQEEINIKKRKRTDSNSSSSSSSSSSSSSGSDSNKPDTPKADPHITEKMDVSNENTDTQDNKEDDQDAKTDSEPLPEAKKSAMEPEAVIDLASEDKEKEPRALHKTSSIFLRNLAPTITKAEVEAMCKRFPGFLRVAIADPQPERRWFRRGWVSFERQVNIKEICWSLNNIRLRDCELGAIVNRDLSRRIRTVNGLTSHKQIVRHDIKLSAKIVHNLDSRVGLWNEEKRDDNTVKQDDDNKENKSIQNVNEVEQAAFGLSSKNPVLKNITDYLIEEASAEEEELLGMSGDKEEGQLGGDGDGPIERDPTLIKVLDRLILYLRVVHSVDYYNHCEYPNEDEMPNRCGIMHVRGSPPTAKVTSTELSEYCRNFESKMAAFLQPIATLSQEEFDKLGAKNAEAEVEKFVQANTQELSKDKWLCPLSGKKFKGPDFIRKHIFNKHAEKVAEVKAEAEYFNNYLRDPKRPQLPEHPGNKAPPRESLREGFTPYGCSTFGSYGGGYGSSRGGYGSSYGAGFGGGFGMPRSNRGGFNRGRAAPDSTSRPLVSYNDLDQLDMDMF
- the LOC132906756 gene encoding serrate RNA effector molecule homolog isoform X1 — its product is MGDSDDEYDRKRRDKFRGERTESYSREGRRDDRRRDDWVDSNYSREWSSRPRQRPDYREYRGGGGGGRDRYSPGRSQEMAPPMKRMRTDWDDRPRYGHDYYGGGGGGATSWGPDHYPPPHHGNHHYGNHSNSNSREVAGNFSNSNVETQPPMMSFKAFLGTQEDSITDEEAIKRYNEYKLEFRRQQLNEFFVAHKDEEWFKIKYHPEESVKRKEEQVAALKKRVEVFLEMLEIKEIDKVSVDADQADALLHLLDAVVIKLEGGTEEDLQVLDMKPTNMIITKDMIKDKEDTKNKVGAEKKGDNSDTNKVDETLKTEKNLKNGQSTDSEVKIAENDEISIEEVEKSEENIEETKKDDSVDSTSKQEEINIKKRKRTDSNSSSSSSSSSSSSSGSDSNKPDTPKADPHITEKMDVSNENTDTQDNKEDDQDAKTDSEPLPEAKKSAMEPEAVIDLASEDKEKEPRALHKTSSIFLRNLAPTITKAEVEAMCKRFPGFLRVAIADPQPERRWFRRGWVSFERQVNIKEICWSLNNIRLRDCELGAIVNRDLSRRIRTVNGLTSHKQIVRHDIKLSAKIVHNLDSRVGLWNEEKRDDNTVKQDDDNKENKSIQNVNEVEQAAFGLSSKNPVLKNITDYLIEEASAEEEELLGMSGDKEEGQLGGDGDGPIERDPTLIKVLDRLILYLRVVHSVDYYNHCEYPNEDEMPNRCGIMHVRGSPPTAKVTSTELSEYCRNFESKMAAFLQPIATLSQEEFDKLGAKNAEAEVEKFVQANTQELSKDKWLCPLSGKKFKGPDFIRKHIFNKHAEKVAEVKAEAEYFNNYLRDPKRPQLPEHPGNKAPPRESLREGFTPYGCSTFGSYGGGYGSSRGGYGSSYGAGFGGGFGMPRSNRGGFNRGRGGGGDFRPVIHYRDLDAPREPDEFL